One genomic window of Azospirillum sp. TSH100 includes the following:
- a CDS encoding P-II family nitrogen regulator, producing the protein MKKIEAIIKPFKLDEVKEALHEVGIKGITVTEAKGFGRQKGHTELYRGAEYVVDFLPKVKIEVVMEDSLVERAIEAIQQAAHTGRIGDGKIFVTPVEEVVRIRTGEKGADAI; encoded by the coding sequence ATGAAGAAGATCGAAGCCATCATCAAGCCGTTCAAGCTCGACGAGGTGAAGGAAGCCCTTCACGAAGTCGGGATCAAGGGGATCACCGTCACCGAAGCCAAGGGCTTCGGCCGCCAGAAGGGCCACACGGAGCTTTACCGCGGCGCGGAATACGTCGTGGACTTCCTGCCGAAGGTGAAGATCGAGGTGGTGATGGAAGACTCCCTGGTGGAACGGGCGATCGAGGCGATCCAGCAGGCCGCGCACACCGGCCGCATCGGCGACGGCAAGATCTTCGTCACGCCCGTGGAGGAAGTCGTCCGCATCCGCACCGGGGAGAAGGGTGCCGACGCGATCTGA
- a CDS encoding malonyl-CoA decarboxylase: MSDAPDTTTLEPVPPSQAAQPNFFDRALDNLRTRWREIAASARGAVGAPPRTHLPKEDAERLKEQIEACLDSRGGEVSARARAAQLGRTYLALDPQGRRNFLLMLARDFDVDRDAVMDAMATFQAATDPVARGHAERALRRALEPPRLRLLTQFNALPEGVKFLVDLRAELMEMARGEPLLQALEDDLKNLLRAWFDVGFLEMHRITWDSPASLLEKLIKYEAVHEISGWQDLKDRLDSDRRCFAFFHPRMPHEPLIFVEVALVQGMSDNVQALLDPTAPVCDPKSADSAIFYSISNAQVGLAGISFGNFLIKRVVDGLATEFPNIKCYATLSPIPGFRRWFDRALDRDGDALLTNAEAERIAERLSELEQADVVGTPTEGGIGTDESPLLSRALARPGWAEDEELQKRLRGPLMRLGVHYLTTVQEAKGHGRSRALDPVAHFHLTNGARMERLNWLADRSGKGLKQSLGMMINYRYRLGEIDANHEAYTGEGRIITSSAVRSLGKAGS, encoded by the coding sequence ATGAGCGACGCACCCGACACCACCACTCTGGAGCCTGTGCCGCCATCCCAGGCCGCGCAGCCCAATTTCTTCGACCGCGCGCTGGACAACCTGCGCACCCGCTGGCGCGAGATCGCGGCCTCGGCGCGTGGCGCCGTCGGTGCGCCGCCCCGCACGCATCTGCCCAAGGAGGACGCCGAGCGTCTGAAGGAGCAGATCGAGGCCTGCCTGGACTCGCGCGGCGGCGAGGTCTCGGCCCGCGCCCGCGCCGCCCAGCTTGGCCGCACCTATCTGGCGCTCGATCCGCAGGGGCGGCGCAATTTCCTTTTAATGCTCGCGCGCGACTTCGACGTGGACCGCGACGCGGTGATGGACGCGATGGCGACCTTTCAGGCGGCGACCGATCCGGTGGCGCGCGGTCATGCGGAACGGGCCCTGCGGCGCGCGCTGGAACCGCCGCGCCTGCGATTGCTGACCCAGTTCAACGCCCTGCCGGAAGGGGTGAAGTTCCTGGTCGACCTGCGCGCCGAGCTGATGGAGATGGCACGCGGCGAACCGCTGCTGCAGGCCCTGGAAGACGATCTGAAGAACCTGCTGCGGGCCTGGTTCGACGTCGGCTTCCTGGAAATGCACCGCATCACCTGGGACAGCCCGGCCTCGCTGCTGGAGAAGCTGATCAAGTATGAGGCGGTGCACGAGATCAGCGGCTGGCAGGATCTGAAGGACCGGCTCGATTCGGACCGCCGCTGCTTCGCCTTCTTCCACCCGCGCATGCCGCACGAGCCGCTGATCTTCGTCGAGGTGGCGCTGGTCCAGGGCATGTCGGACAACGTGCAGGCGCTGCTCGACCCGACCGCGCCGGTCTGCGATCCCAAGAGCGCCGACAGCGCCATCTTCTATTCGATCTCCAACGCGCAGGTCGGTCTGGCCGGCATCAGCTTCGGCAATTTCCTGATCAAGCGGGTGGTCGATGGGCTGGCGACCGAGTTTCCCAACATCAAGTGCTACGCCACCCTGTCGCCGATCCCCGGCTTCCGCCGCTGGTTCGACCGCGCGCTCGACCGTGACGGCGACGCCCTGCTGACGAACGCCGAGGCCGAACGCATTGCCGAACGGCTGAGCGAGCTTGAACAGGCCGACGTGGTGGGCACACCCACCGAAGGCGGCATCGGCACCGACGAATCGCCGCTGCTCTCCCGTGCGCTCGCCCGTCCCGGCTGGGCGGAGGACGAGGAGTTGCAGAAGCGCCTGCGCGGGCCGCTGATGCGGCTGGGCGTCCATTACCTGACGACGGTGCAGGAGGCGAAGGGCCATGGCCGCTCCCGCGCTTTGGACCCGGTGGCGCATTTCCACCTGACCAACGGCGCGCGGATGGAGCGGCTGAACTGGTTGGCCGACCGTTCGGGCAAGGGGTTGAAGCAGTCGCTGGGAATGATGATCAACTACCGCTACCGGCTGGGCGAGATCGACGCCAACCACGAGGCCTACACCGGCGAGGGGCGCATCATCACCTCCTCGGCGGTGCGCTCGCTGGGGAAGGCAGGCAGCTGA
- a CDS encoding NAD(P)H-hydrate dehydratase, protein MDELLSVAEMYRADQLAIAAGVPGPALMEAAGAAVVRAVCERWAPHPTAVLCGPGNNGGDGFVIARLLLEAGWPVRLALLGTRSALTGDAAVAAERWPGPIEAADPYILKGNPLVIDALFGAGLSRPLDGLARAIVEAMEGRTVVAVDVPSGLHGDSGRVLGAAPQAALTVTFFRRKPGHVLLPGRTLCGEVVVADIGIPDRALDSIAPQTAVNEPSLWRHRFPWPALDGHKYARGHAVVLGGARMTGAARLASVAALRAGAGLVTIACPQEVFPIYAAGCASVIVDPLEDAGAFGRLLQDPRRNAVLIGPGAGRGAQTRAAVMAALDARRACVLDADALTSFAESADELLDRLDQRCVLTPHEGEFSRLFGDSVGMDGDKLSRVRAAAARSGAVVVLKGADTVVAAPDGRAVVNMNAPPDLATAGTGDVLAGIVLGLLAQGMDGFEAACTAVWLHGEAGRALGPGLISDDLAGALPGVLKALKAQG, encoded by the coding sequence ATGGATGAGCTTCTGTCCGTCGCGGAGATGTATCGGGCCGACCAGCTGGCCATCGCCGCCGGGGTTCCCGGCCCGGCCCTGATGGAGGCCGCCGGCGCCGCCGTGGTCCGCGCGGTATGCGAACGCTGGGCGCCGCATCCCACCGCCGTGCTCTGCGGGCCCGGCAACAATGGCGGCGACGGTTTCGTCATCGCCCGGCTCCTGCTGGAGGCCGGCTGGCCGGTGCGGCTGGCGCTGCTCGGCACGCGATCCGCGCTGACCGGCGATGCCGCGGTGGCGGCGGAGCGCTGGCCCGGTCCGATCGAGGCGGCCGATCCCTACATCCTGAAGGGCAACCCCCTGGTCATCGACGCGCTGTTCGGCGCCGGCCTGTCCCGGCCGCTCGACGGCCTCGCCCGTGCCATCGTGGAGGCGATGGAGGGGCGCACCGTCGTCGCCGTCGACGTGCCGAGCGGCCTGCACGGCGACAGCGGCCGGGTGCTGGGCGCCGCACCCCAGGCGGCGCTGACCGTCACCTTCTTCCGCCGCAAGCCCGGCCATGTGCTGCTGCCCGGCCGTACCCTGTGCGGCGAGGTGGTGGTCGCCGACATCGGCATTCCCGACCGGGCGCTTGACAGCATCGCGCCGCAGACCGCGGTCAACGAGCCGTCGCTGTGGCGCCACCGTTTTCCGTGGCCGGCGCTGGACGGCCACAAATATGCCCGCGGCCATGCGGTGGTGCTGGGCGGGGCGCGGATGACCGGGGCGGCGCGGCTGGCCTCGGTCGCCGCATTGCGCGCCGGGGCCGGGCTGGTCACCATCGCCTGCCCGCAGGAGGTCTTCCCGATCTATGCCGCCGGCTGTGCCAGCGTGATCGTCGACCCGCTCGAGGATGCCGGCGCCTTCGGCCGGCTGTTGCAGGACCCGCGCAGGAATGCCGTGCTGATCGGGCCGGGGGCGGGCAGGGGCGCGCAGACCCGCGCCGCGGTGATGGCCGCGCTGGATGCCCGCCGGGCCTGCGTTCTCGACGCCGACGCCTTGACCAGCTTCGCCGAGTCGGCCGACGAGCTGCTCGACCGGCTCGACCAGCGCTGCGTCCTGACCCCGCATGAGGGGGAGTTCTCCCGCCTGTTCGGCGACTCCGTCGGCATGGACGGCGACAAGCTGTCGCGGGTGCGTGCCGCCGCCGCGCGGTCCGGCGCGGTCGTCGTGCTGAAGGGGGCCGACACCGTGGTCGCCGCCCCCGATGGCCGGGCGGTGGTCAACATGAATGCGCCGCCCGATCTGGCGACCGCCGGCACCGGCGACGTCCTGGCCGGCATCGTGCTCGGCCTGCTGGCGCAGGGAATGGACGGGTTCGAGGCGGCCTGCACCGCCGTTTGGCTGCATGGCGAGGCCGGGAGGGCCCTTGGCCCCGGTCTGATCTCCGACGATCTGGCGGGGGCGCTGCCCGGCGTGCTCAAGGCGCTGAAGGCGCAGGGATAG